One genomic window of Spirochaetae bacterium HGW-Spirochaetae-1 includes the following:
- the gspN gene encoding type II secretion system protein GspN, with protein MNITEIKNSIIVTVKSVLGKIKDIYKLPFFKTYLMLSVVVTFIFFIFTFPYDMIIRQHLQKLEKKAFQNIFIQDMDISFIGDSFFENIYITFKNGSELSIKQILANLSLNPYSLLFSNTFKGDLQISSIKYSSLQMSIDGNINGNIDVSFNPKSGSISDGTIKLMTENVLCKFENMTLPDSMGGISLPPIIKISSIQIDTEIANNKMIIKQFLISGTDIRGTISGNIIMAPIFPNSKLDLSISLDPESTVFAEFKPLLSSFIDNKGKITIPLKGTFSRPRASMKGESADMRGESPMDKRDPLNLKFGQPDEPEDQEDVLNMKMN; from the coding sequence ATGAACATCACTGAGATAAAGAATAGTATTATAGTAACGGTGAAATCCGTACTGGGGAAAATAAAGGATATTTACAAGCTTCCTTTTTTCAAGACATATCTAATGCTGTCTGTAGTTGTGACATTTATTTTTTTCATATTTACTTTTCCCTATGACATGATTATTCGTCAGCACCTGCAGAAACTTGAAAAAAAAGCCTTCCAGAATATTTTTATTCAGGATATGGACATCAGTTTTATCGGTGACTCCTTTTTTGAGAATATTTATATTACTTTTAAAAACGGCAGTGAATTGTCGATTAAGCAGATCCTTGCCAATCTCTCATTGAACCCCTATTCCCTTCTCTTCAGCAATACCTTCAAAGGCGACCTTCAGATCAGCAGTATTAAGTATTCCTCTCTACAGATGAGCATTGACGGAAATATTAACGGGAATATTGATGTATCCTTTAACCCCAAATCCGGTTCTATCTCGGACGGCACTATCAAATTAATGACGGAAAACGTCCTTTGCAAGTTTGAAAATATGACTCTCCCCGACAGCATGGGAGGAATATCCCTGCCTCCTATTATCAAAATATCTTCTATTCAGATCGATACTGAAATTGCCAACAACAAGATGATAATAAAACAGTTTCTTATATCGGGAACAGACATCCGCGGGACCATTTCCGGTAATATAATTATGGCCCCAATTTTTCCAAATTCGAAACTGGACCTCTCCATATCACTTGATCCCGAGTCAACAGTGTTCGCCGAATTCAAGCCTCTGCTTTCATCCTTTATAGACAATAAAGGTAAAATCACCATACCACTCAAAGGGACCTTTTCCAGGCCCAGGGCGAGCATGAAGGGGGAATCAGCGGATATGAGGGGCGAATCCCCCATGGATAAAAGGGATCCGCTGAATTTAAAATTCGGACAGCCTGATGAGCCGGAAGACCAGGAAGATGTTCTTAATATGAAAATGAATTAA